The Inediibacterium massiliense genome includes the window TTTACTAATTCTTTACGAGGATCTTCTTCCTCTATATCCATTGCAATCTGGCTTTCTTCTTCATTTGGAAGAAGCATCTTAGATTTTATTTCTATTAATGTAGCAGCCATAACTAAAAATTCACTGGCAATTTCTAAATCAAATTTTTTCATATTTTCTATATAGTCCATATATTGCTCTGTAATCTTAGCAATAGGAATATTATAAATATCTACTTTTGCCTTTTCAATTAAATGAAATAATAAATCAAAAGGTCCTTCAAATTCTTTTAATTTTATATTATAAGACATGCTTTCACCTGCTTTACGGGAATTTCTACATTATTATATCACAAGTATAGGGACAAAAGAAAAAAGTAATTACATAAATTTATGTAACTACTTTTTTCTTAGGAATATAACAATTTTTTATTATTGTACAGTTTTTAATAGAATCTTTTTAAATATATTTCTAAAAGAAGCTGGTTTGATTTCTTCTTTTGCAACTAAATCTACTCTACCTATTTCAGTTCCATCTTTCGTAAGAATGATTTCTCCAATTTTCTGATTTTTTTTCACAGGAGCTTTTATACTTTTAGGTACTATAATTTCTTTTTGCACCTTATTTTCTTCTCCTTTTTTCACTAACGTATTGACTGACTCTTTTGTCATAACCATTACTTTTTCTTTATTTCCTTTCTCGACCTTTACTTCATCCATAATCTGATTTTTTTTAGCTATGGATACACTACTATAAGAAGCAAATCCATAGTTTAAAAGTTTCTTAGCTTCTTCAAATCGTATAGATGAAGTTTCACATCCAAGCACTACAGCAATTAAGGTTAATCCATTTTTAGTAGCAGAACCTGATAAACAATATTTTGCATCAGATGTAAAGCCTGTTTTGATTCCATTAGCCCCTGGATATGTTCTAATTAATTTATTAGTATTTGTGAGTTGAAGATTTGTTTCTTTTTTGTTTGGTAAACCTACTTTCATAGTAGACATCCAAATAGTCAAATACTCATGTATTTTAGGATATTTTAAC containing:
- a CDS encoding D-alanyl-D-alanine carboxypeptidase family protein; translation: MKVKNRSIIFFICFILILNNGLFISKAEEFHVDAKSAILIDAGSGKVIYEKNSHDKLPPASVTKIMTMLLAMEAIDQGKISLKDQVTISERASSMGGSQLYLEPGESKSVDQLLKGIAVASANDACIGLAEYISGTEETFVQKMNKRAKELGMNDTQFMNTNGLPQEGHYTSAYDISIMSRELLKYPKIHEYLTIWMSTMKVGLPNKKETNLQLTNTNKLIRTYPGANGIKTGFTSDAKYCLSGSATKNGLTLIAVVLGCETSSIRFEEAKKLLNYGFASYSSVSIAKKNQIMDEVKVEKGNKEKVMVMTKESVNTLVKKGEENKVQKEIIVPKSIKAPVKKNQKIGEIILTKDGTEIGRVDLVAKEEIKPASFRNIFKKILLKTVQ